AGGCGGCTTAGTGGCATTCATCGAGGAGTTTGTCAAGATGAAAGGCTTGCGCGATTTGACCTTAGTGGGCAACTCTTTGGGCGGACATGTAGGGCTGATTTACGCCCTCAAACATAAAAAACAGGTGCATCGCTTGGCACTAACAGGCAGTTCGGGCTTGTTTGAAAATGGCATGGGCGGCTCTTACCCACGACGCGGTAGCTACGACTACATTCAGGAAAAAGTGGCTTATACCTTCTACGACCCTGCTGTGGCGACCAAAGAATTGGTAGATGACGTTTTCGAGATTACGAATAGCAACGCCAAATGCCTGCGCATGATAACCATTGCACGCTCGGCACAACGGCACAATATGGCAAAAGAGGTACAGCAGATAGACATTCCTACCCTATTAGTCTGGGGCTTGAACGATACCATCACGCCGCCTTTGGTAGCGCATGAATTTAATCGCCTACTACCCAATAGCGAACTGCGTTTCATAGACCGCTGCGGACACGCCCCGATGATGGAACACCCCGAAATTTTCAATGCCTATTTTGAAAAGTTCTTACAAAAACACCCCCTACCGACTAAAAGCCTGACGGCTTAGTCTGACCCATTCTGCCTCTTTTCGTCTAACTTTCTCTCACACCCATGACGCACACACAAGACCCTCACCTGAATACCGCCGCCGAACTTATCAATGACCTAATTCCGCCCCTACAAGGCAAGGATAGCATCAGAAAAGCCTTAGGGTGGATGGACGGTTTCCGCCTGACCCAACTGCCCGTAGTGGAAAATCATCTCTACAAGGGCATGGTAACGGAAGACCTGCTCTTTGAGATGAACAATCCCGAAGCTCCTATTAGCGAGGTAGAAACCGAGTTTGCCGATATTTTCGTCAGCGAGCATCAGCACTTTTTCGAGGTCTTGAAGGTTGCCAGCGACCACCAACTGCGTATCGTGCCTGTCCTCAACGCCCAAAAACACTTTTTGGGCGTTATCACAATCCGCGACACTGTGGCAGCTTTGGCGCGTACCTACGCCACACAAAGCAAGGGCAGCATCTTTGTCTTGGCATTGGACTATGTAGATTATTCCTTAGCGCACGTGAGCCGCTTGATAGAGGAAAACAACGCCAAAATTTTGAGCAGCTATGTCGATATTCACCACAACGACCCCAACAAAATCAAGCTCACTCTCAAAGTCAATACCGACGAACTGACGCATATCTTAGCCACTCTGGAACGATTTGGCTATCGCATTATCGCCAAATTTCAGGAAACGCCACAAGTGGAACTCGAACAAGAAAGGCTCGATTTGCTCTTTCGCTACCTCGACCTATAAAAGAGAAGCCACCTTTACCATTGTGCATACAAAACTATCTTTTCTTTCAATCTTTTTCCGATATGACACTCGACGACCAATATTTGCGCCTGCACGATATTTTTATGCAAGCCGACCAAAAGATTAAAGACGGCAAAATTGCCGAAGCGGTGCAGCTATTAGAAGGCATCTTGCGCGAAGACCCTAC
This window of the Hugenholtzia roseola DSM 9546 genome carries:
- a CDS encoding alpha/beta fold hydrolase gives rise to the protein MELTIKSEKGFEYIDEGEGEVLLLLHGLFGAMSNWNQVVAHFSKSYRVLIPMMPIYTISIHKADLGGLVAFIEEFVKMKGLRDLTLVGNSLGGHVGLIYALKHKKQVHRLALTGSSGLFENGMGGSYPRRGSYDYIQEKVAYTFYDPAVATKELVDDVFEITNSNAKCLRMITIARSAQRHNMAKEVQQIDIPTLLVWGLNDTITPPLVAHEFNRLLPNSELRFIDRCGHAPMMEHPEIFNAYFEKFLQKHPLPTKSLTA
- a CDS encoding CBS domain-containing protein codes for the protein MTHTQDPHLNTAAELINDLIPPLQGKDSIRKALGWMDGFRLTQLPVVENHLYKGMVTEDLLFEMNNPEAPISEVETEFADIFVSEHQHFFEVLKVASDHQLRIVPVLNAQKHFLGVITIRDTVAALARTYATQSKGSIFVLALDYVDYSLAHVSRLIEENNAKILSSYVDIHHNDPNKIKLTLKVNTDELTHILATLERFGYRIIAKFQETPQVELEQERLDLLFRYLDL